NNNNNNNNNNNNNNNNNNNNNNNNNNNNNNNNNNNNNNNNNNNNNNNNNNNNNNNNNNNNNNNNNNNNNNNNNNNNNNNNNNNNNNNNNNNNNNNNNNNNNNNNNNNNNNNNNNNNNNNNNNNNNNNNNNNNNNNNNNNNNNNNNNNNNNNNNNNNNNNNNNNNNNNNNNNNNNNNNNNNNNNNNNNNNNNNNNNNNNNNNNNNNNNNNNNNNNNNNNNNNNNNNNNNNNNNNNNNNNNNNNNNNNNNNNNNNNNNNNNNNNNNNNNNNNNNNNNNNNNNNNNNNNNNNNNNNNNNNNNNNNNNNNNNNNNNNNNNNNNNNNNNNNNNNNNNNNNNNNNNNNNNNNNNNNNNNNNNNNNNNNNNNNNNNNNNNNNNNNNNNNNNNNNNNNNNNNNNNNNNNNNNNNNNNNNNNNNNNNNNNNNNNNNNNNNNNNNNNNNNNNNNNNNNNNNNNNNNNNNNNNNNNNNNNNNNNNNNNNNNNNNNNNNNNNNNNNNNNNNNNNNNNNNNNNNNNNNNNNNNNNNNNNNNNNNNNNNNNNNNNNNNNNNNNNNNNNNNNNNNNNNNNNNNNNNNNNNNNNNNNNNNNNNNNNNNNNNNNNNNNNNNNNNNNNNNNNNNNNNNNNNNNNNNNNNNNNNNNNNNNNNNNNNNNNNNNNNNNNNNNNNNNNNNNNNNNNNNNNNNNNNNNNNNNNNNNNNNNNNNNNNNNNNNNNNNNNNNNNNNNNNNNNNNNNNNNNNNNNNNNNNNNNNNNNNNNNNNNNNNNNNNNNNNNNNNNNNNNNNNNNNNNNNNNNNNNNNNNNNNNNNNNNNNNNNNNNNNNNNNNNNNNNNNNNNNNNNNNNNNNNNNNNNNNNNNNNNNNNNNNNNNNNNNNNNNNNNNNNNNNNNNNNNNNNNNNNNNNNNNNNNNNNNNNNNNNNNNNNNNNNNNNNNNNNNtttttgaaaaagattttgaaaagataagatttttaaaattgaaaatttgacctTGACtaacttgtaagaaacaactaattttaaaaatttttgaccaagtcaacccaaaatttcgaaaatttggaggaaaataaggaaaagatatttttttgattttttgaatttttaattatgaaagagaaaaacaacaaaagtattcaatgcatgaaatttttagatcaaaacaatgaatgcatgcaagaatgctatgaatgtcaagatgaacaccaagaacactttgaagctcatgatgaacatcaagaacataattttgaaaaatttttaatgcaaagaaaacatgcaagacaccaaacttagaaatctttaatgcatggaaaatatgaatgcaaaagtgcacatgaaaaacaacaaacaacacaaaacaagaaatcatcaagatcaaacaagacgacttatcaagaacaacttgaagatcatgaagaacactatgaatgcatgaaaatattttaaaagcatgcaattgacaccaaacttaaagattaacacaagactcaaacaagaaacacaaaatatttttgatttttatgattttatgattttttgtatttttattatttttttttcgaaaatatttttggaaaaacgaaaaaattaaagaaaaatttttgaaaactttttgaaaagaaaattacctaatctgagcaacaagatgaaccgtcagttgtccatactcgaacaatccccagcaacggcgccaaaaacttggtggacgaaattgtgatcacttgtaTGTATTTATAAAGGATGTATACTCTGAAGGCATTGTTTATTGtcttcacaatctcgttcaactaaccagcaagtgtactgggtcgtccaagtaataaaccttacgtgagtaagggtcgaatccacagagattgttggtaNNNNNNNNNNNNNNNNNNNNNNNNNNNNNNNNNNNNNNNNNNNNNNNNNNNNNNNNNNNNNNNNNNNNNNNNNNNNNNNNNNNNNNNNNNNNNNNNNNNNNNNNNNNNNNNNNNNNNNNNNNNNNNNNNNNNNNNNNNNNNNNNNNNNNNNNNNNNNNNNNNNNNNNNNNNNNNNNNNNNNNNNNNNNNNNNNNNNNNNNNNNNNNNNNNNNNNNNNNNNNNNNNNNNNNNNNNNNNNNNNNNNNNNNNNNNNNNNNNNNNNNNNNNNNNNNNNNNNNNNNNNNNNNNNNNNNNNNNNNNNNNNNNNNNNNNNNNNNNNNNNNNNNNNNNNNNNNNNNNNNNNNNNNNNNNNNNNNNNNNNNNNNNNNNNNNNNNNNNNNNNNNNNNNNNNNNNNNNNNNNNNNNNNNNNNNNNNNNNNNNNNNNNNNNNNNNNNNNNNNNNNNNNNNNNNNNNNNNNNNNNNNNNNNNNNNNNNNNNNNNNNNNNNNNNNNNNNNNNNNNNNNNNNNNNNNNNNNNNNNNNNNNNNNNNNNNNNNNNNNNNNNNNNNNNNNNNNNNNNNNNNNNNNNNNNNNNNNNNNNNNNNNNNNNNNNNNNNNNNNNNNNNNNNNNNNNNNNNNNNNNNNNNNNNNNNNNNNNNNNNNNNNNNNNNNNNNNNNNNNNNNNNNNNNNNNNNNNNNNNNNNNNNNNNNNNNNNNNNNNNNNNNNNNNNNNNNNNNNNNNNNNNNNNNNNNNNNNNNNNNNNNNNNNNNNNNNNNNNNNNNNNNNNNNNNNNNNNNNNNNNNNNNNNNNNNNNNNNNNNNNNNNNNNNNNNNNNNNNNNNNNNNNNNNNNNNNNNNNNNNNNNNNNNNNNNNNNNNNNNNNNNNNNNNNNNNNNNNNNNNNNNNNNNNNNNNNNNNNNNNNNNNNNNNNNNNNNNNNNNNNNNNNNNNNNNNNNNNNNNNNNNNNNNNNNNNNNNNNNNNNNNNNNNNNNNNNNNNNNNNNNNNNNNNNNNNNNNNNNNNNNNNNNNNNNNNNNNNNNNNNNNNNNNNNNNNNNNNNNNNNNNNNNNNNNNNNNNNNNNNNNNNNNNNNNNNNNNNNNNNNNNNNNNNNNNNNNNNNNNNNNNNNNNNNNNNNNNNNNNNNNNNNNNNNNNNNNNNNNNNNNNNNNNNNNNNNNNNNNNNNNNNNNNNNNNNNNNNNNNNNNNNNNNNNNNNNNNNNNNNNNNNNNNNNNNNNNNNNNNNNNNNNNNNNNNNNNNNNNNNNNNNNNNNNNNNNNNNNNNNNNNNNNNNNNNNNNNNNNNNNNNNNNNNNNNNNNNNNNNNNNNNNNNNNNNNNNNNNNNNNNNNNNNNNNNNNNNNNNNNNNNNNNNNNNNNNNNNNNNNNNNNNNNNNNNNNNNNNNNNNNNNNNNNNNNNNNNNNNNNNNNNNNNNNNNNNNNNNNNNNNNNNNNNNNNNNNNNNNNNNNNNNNNNNNNNNNNNNNNNNNNNNNNNNNNNNNNNNNNNNNNNNNNNNNNNNNNNNNNNNNNNNNNNNNNNNNNNNNNNNNNNNNNNNNNNNNNNNNNNNNNNNNNNNNNNNNNNNNNNNNNNNNNNNNNNNNNNNNNNNNNNNNNNNNNNNNNNNNNNNNNNNNNNNNNNNNNNNNNNNNNNNNNNNNNNNNNNNNNNNNNNNNNNNNNNNNNNNNNNNNNNNNNNNNNNNNNNNNNNNNNNNNNNNNNNNNNNNNNNNNNNNNNNNNNNNNNNNNNNNNNNNNNNNNNNNNNNNNNNNNNNNNNNNNNNNNNNNNNNNNNNNNNNNNNNNNNNNNNNNNNNNNNNNNNNNNNNNNNNNNNNNNNNNNNNNNNNNNNNNNNNNNNNNNNNNNNNNNNNNNNNNNNNNNNNNNNNNNNNNNNNNNNNNNNNNNNNNNNNNNNNNNNNNNNNNNNNNNNNNNNNNNNNNNNNNNNNNNNNNNNNNNNNNNNNNNNNNNNNNNNNNNNNNNNNNNNNNNNNNNNNNNNNNNNNNNNNNNNNNNNNNNNNNNNNNNNNNNNNNNNNNNNNNNNNNNNNNNNNNNNNNNNNNNNNNNNNNNNNNNNNNNNNNNNNNNNNNNNNNNNNNNNNNNNNNNNNNNNNNNNNNNNNNNNNNNNNNNNNNNNNNNNNNNNNNNNNNNNNNNNNNNNNNNNNNNNNNNNNNNNNNNNNNNNNNNNNNNNNNNNNNNNNNNNNNNNNNNNNNNNNNNNNNNNNNNNNNNNNNNNNNNNNNNNNNNNNNNNNNNNNNNNNNNNNNNNNNNNNNNNNNNNNNNNNNNNNNNNNNNNNNNNNNNNNNNNNNNNNNNNNNNNNNNNNNNNNNNNNNNNNNNNNNNNNNNNNNNNNNNNNNNNNNNNNNNNNNNNNNNNNNNNNNNNNNNNNNNNNNNNNNNNNNNNNNNNNNNNNNNNNNNNNNNNNNNNNNNNNNNNNNNNNNNNNNNNNNNNNNNNNNNNNNNNNNNNNNNNNNNNNNNNNNNNNNNNNNNNNNNNNNNNNNNNNNNNNNNNNNNNNNNNNNNNNNNNNNNNNNNNNNNNNNNNNNNNNNNNNNNNNNNNNNNNNNNNNNNNNNNNNNNNNNNNNNNNNNNNNNNNNNNNNNNNNNNNNNNNNNNNNNNNNNNNNNNNNNNNNNNNNNNNNNNNNNNNNNNNNNNNNNNNNNNNNNNNNNNNNNNNNNNNNNNNNNNNNNNNNNNNNNNNNNNNNNNNNNNNNNNNNNNNNNNNNNNNNNNNNNNNNNNNNNNNNNNNNNNNNNNNNNNNNNNNNNNNNNNNNNNNNNNNNNNNNNNNNNNNNNNNNNNNNNNNNNNNNNNNNNNNNNNNNNNNNNNNNNNNNNNNNNNNNNNNNNNNNNNNNNNNNNNNNNNNNNNNNNNNNNNNNNNNNNNNNNNNNNNNNNNNNNNNNNNNNNNNNNNNNNNNNNNNNNNNNNNNNNNNNNNNNNNNNNNNNNNNNNNNNNNNNNNNNNNNNNNNNNNNNNNNNNNNNNNNNNNNNNNNNNNNNNNNNNNNNNNNNNNNNNNNNNNNNNNNNNNNNNNNNNNNNNNNNNNNNNNNNNNNNNNNNNNNNNNNNNNNNNNNNNNNNNNNNNNNNNNNNNNNNNNNNNNNNNNNNNNNNNNNNNNNNNNNNNNNNNNNNNNNNNNNNNNNNNNNNNNNNNNNNNNNNNNNNNNNNNNNNNNNNNNNNNNNNNNNNNNNNNNNNNNNNNNNNNNNNNNNNNNNNNNNNNNNNNNNNNNNNNNNNNNNNNNNNNNNNNNNNNNNNNNNNNNNNNNNNNNNNNNNNNNNNNNNNNNNNNNNNNNNNNNNNNNNNNNNNNNNNNNNNNNNNNNNNNNNNNNNNNNNNNNNNNNNNNNNNNNNNNNNNNNNNNNNNNNNNNNNNNNNNNNNNNNNNNNNNNNNNNNNNNNNNNNNNNNNNNNNNNNNNNNNNNNNNNNNNNNNNNNNNNNNNNNNNNNNNNNNNNNNNNNNNNNNNNNNNNNNNNNNNNNNNNNNNNNNNNNNNNNNNNNNNNNNNNNNNNNNNNNNNNNNNNNNNNNNNNNNNNNNNNNNNNNNNNNNNNNNNNNNNNNNNNNNNNNNNNNNNNNNNNNNNNNNNNNNNNNNNNNNNNNNNNNNNNNNNNNNNNNNNNNNNNNNNNNNNNNNNNNNNNNNNNNNNNNNNNNNNNNNNNNNNNNNNNNNNNNNNNNgcaaagtatggactattatatattgctggaaagccctggatgtcttctttccaacgccattgagagcgcgccaattggacttttgtagctccagaaaatccatttcgagtgcagggaggtcaggatccaacaacatcagcagtcatttttcagcctaactcagatttttgctcagctccctcaatttcagccagaaaatatNNNNNNNNNNNNNNNNNNNNNNNNNNNNNNNNNNNNNNNNNNNNNNNNNNNNNNNNNNNNNNNNNNNNNNNNNNNNNNNNNNNNNNNNNNNNNNNNNNNNNNNNNNNNNNNNNNNNNNNNNNNNNNNNNNNNNNNNNNNNNNNNNNNNNNNNNNNNNNNNNNCCGAAGGGCAACATCTCCAtagagatgtgtcgggttggcagttgaaccgacaatgtgatatcacagccagtagggcaggcattcatcatatgtattttctagctgtttgtatgctttgccgACTTGATATTGTTTCTCCCTATCTGTGAAATATGTCTAATTGCTACTTGTATTAATTGCTGTATATActtctacttgtgttttacttgtattgtatATACTTGTGCTTTGCTGGAGTTGAGGGGGGATTCGGAAGGCGGtagcgatgggatcgcatggtgGATCGgatggtgaaggctgtgggacagcggtgtttgATTAGAGTAGAATTACCCTAAGATAGAATACCCTGTTATAGTATCACGATTTAAGTTGTACTGAGGAATTACATATTATGCTATTTTGGTTTAGTATGCTTTAAGCTTGAactcttgtgatggatatggagtctaGGATCGTCTTTggcgtcccggggtcttatatcctacatcactgggtACTGTTtccatactgagaaccttcagttctcataccatattctgttgtgtttttcagatgcaggtcacaaTCCACCTCAGTGAGTTGTCTGACTGGTGATAGGAGCGGAGGATCTGGACTATCTTTTGGAGTCTTTtgatttactatatatatatatatgtctctcacttttgtattttgctttggcctagaggcttgtattgAGAGAACAAAATTTGTATAAGCGGTTTTTTCTGTCTGGTTATGTACATGGTCTGTATATGGCTAGTTGGCTTCAACTTCGCGAGTCGTGGCTAGTGtcttatgatattatactattatactaTGATGTTTTGTTATTCTATACCTGGTTCTTATGTTTTAAGTTAGTAGCTACGTTAGTACGTTTTGCGCTTTTCAAATCTAGTTTTTTGAGCTATATTCTTTATCGGGCTTCTAGATATTATCAACTCcttctatatataatatataattaagctcagaactgtcgtaacctttgatttacctttgctttacgatgcgaggtaaggcttaggctaattaaggtgttacatttagtggtattAGAGCGGTTTGTCCTTGtgagcctgaggaatggaccgATTGTGCTTCATTACATACTCTGTCTTTTATTTGATGCTATTAGGTTATCTGCTTAGGATATCTGTTTGAAATATTCATAGCATGGTTATTTGTGAGTGCTTGTTTGGGATaaattgaagcactagacttttgatattgagactgatcaccttgatatcgattgtttggtgtagaCAGGAATCCTACATGGCTACTCGCGGACGAGGTCGAGCACGTTCACGTGAGAGTAGGAACGAGCAACCAGCGGACAACCATGCCGAATTCATGACGGCGATGGTGAATCTGGCCAACACTATGGAGGCAAATGCTGCTGCGACTCTGAAAGCTGTGTAGAGGCTAGGTCAACCGGCCGGGAACGGCAACGGAAATAGGAACGGCAACGGAAATGTGAACGGCGAAGGGAATGCTCATGCTAATGTTGAAGGGAATGGAGATAACATGGGAGGCATTCCTATGACTTTGGCAACTTTCCTCAAGGTTCATTCGCCAACATTCCGAGGATCAACTAATCCTACTGAAGCGGACCACTGGTTCCAAGCCATGGAGCGTGCTTTACAAGCGCAGCATGTTCCATACAATCAGTATGTGGAGTTTGCCACTTATCAGCTTGCGGGAGAGGCCCAGCCCTGGTGGCAAGTAGAGTGTTGCATGCTACAGCTACAGAACGCTGAGGTTCTGTGGGATGTGTTCCGAACGGCCTTTTACAAGAAGTACTTCCCTGAGTCTGCAAGGGAAGTGAAGGAGATGGAGCTTATGCAACTGAAGCAAGGTTCCATGTCTGTGGCTGAGTACACCAACAAGTTCGAAGAGCTTTGTAGGTTTTCTCGGGTGTGTCAGGGTGACCCGGAGACCTTCGAGAGCTGGAGGTGTATTAAGTACCAGAGGAGTTTGAAGGATAGCATTATGACTGCTGTTGCCCCTATGGAGATCCGTGTCTTCTCTGACTTAGTGAACAAAGCAAGGGTGATGGAAGAATATGCTAAGACAGTGGCTGCGTCCAAGGACACTCATGGAGAAGGTAGTAGCAAGGGGCGTGGCAAGTATCACCATCCAAGGGGTCAAAGCTTTAAAAGGGGAGGATATGCGCATCAAGGTCAAAGAGGTTTCAGGAATAACACTCATGATCAGTTTCAGCATCCTAAGGGAAGAGGGAGCCAGAGTGGGTGCTTTAACTGTGGATTGCTTGGTCATATCGCGAGGGATTGCACTCATGGGAAGAACCCGAATGCGGGTCAGGGTCAGCACCAGGGGCGAGTCTTTGCTGTAAATGCCAAGGATGCTTCCAAGGCGGATCCGTTGATGAGAGGTATTTGTTTATTTAGTGATAAGACTTTAATTACATTATATGATACTGGAGCATCGCATTCTTTTATCTCATTTTCTAAATTCGAAGAGTTAGGCTTGAAAATGTCAAAGTTACCTTTTGATCTGCATGTACATACTCCGCATCAGACAGTTATGACTAGATCAAGTTGTAGAGAAGTAGGTTTCAAGCTTGAGGGTAGAGATTTTGTACATGATTTGATCTGTTTACCTATGGTTGGGTTGGAGTTGATTTTGGGGTTTGATTGGTTGTCGAAGAATCGGGTTTTGTTGGATTGCTTTGAGCGGACAATTTGGTTTATGCCGGAAGGAGAGAGTGGAGCAGTGATAACCGCAGGATACTACCTGAACTCCGTGATGGTACATTGTAGTGGGGAAGAGTGTCAGGGTTACATCTTGTTAACGGCTAATGCTTCGGGTGATACCCAAGCCTTAGATCAGATTTCGGTAGTTAGGGATTTTTCGTAGGTATTTTCAGAAGATATCCCTGAGTTTCCACCTCAATGGGAGATTGAGTTTGTGATAGACTTGGTGCCTGGAGCCGGACCAGTGTCGATTGCACCGTATAGGATGGCTCCAAAAGAGCTAGCCGAGTTAAAGGTTCAGTTAGAAGAGATTCTGGCCAAGAGGTTCATTCGACCGAGTGTATCACCGTAGGGAGCGCCAGTtttattggtgaagaagaaggatggagggatGCGACTGTGTGTGGACTACCGGCAGCTAAACAAAATGACGGTGAAGAACAAGTACCCGCTGCCAAGGATAGATGACTTGATGGATCAACTACAAGGAGCTGGGGTGTTTTCCAAGATTGATTTGAGATCCGGTTACCATCAGATAAGGGTGAAAGAGAATGACATCCCTAAGACTGCGTTTAGGACACGTTATGAACATTACGAGTTTGCGGTGATGTCCTTCGGGTTAACGAATGCACCTGCTGTTTTCATGGATTATATGAACAGAGTCTTTCGTCCCTTTTTGGACAAGTTCGTGGTGGTTTTCATAGACGACATCTTAGTTTACTCCAAGACGGCGAAGGAACATGAGGAGCACCTAAGGATTGTGCTGCGAATCCTAAAGGAACGAAGGTTTCATGCTAAGTTGTCGAAGTGCGAGTTTTGGAAAAAGGAAGTGAAATTCCTAGGTCACGTGGTGAGCAAGGAAGGCATAGCGGTGGattcctggtgcacgaaattgtgatcatcaatggcgccatcaacatggtacgctcaattgcaatatcaactctttatcacaacttcacacaactaaccagcaagtgcactgggtcgtccaagtaataaaccttacgcgagtaagggtcgatcccacggagattgttggtatgaagcaagctatggtcaccttgtaaatctcagtcaggcagattcaaatggttatggacgatttatgaataaagcataaaataaagatagagatacttatgtaattcattggtgagtatttcagataagcgtatggagatgctttgtcccttccgtctctctgctttcctactgtcttcatccaatccttcttactcctttccatggcaagctgtatgttgggcatcaccgttttCAATGGCTAcactcccgtcctctcagtgaaaatgttcaacgcgctctgtcacagcacggctattcagctgtcggttctcgatcatgtcggaatNNNNNNNNNNNNNNNNNNNNNNNNNNNNNNNNNNNNNNNNNNNNNNNNNNNNNNNNNNNNNNNNNNNNNNNNNNNNNNNNNNNNNNNNNNNNNNNNNNNNNNNNNNNNNNNNNNNNNNNNNNNNNNNNNNNNNNNNNNNNNNNNNNNNgaattgaatagaagaacaatagtaattgcattaatacttgaggtacagcagagctccacaccttaatctatggtgtgtagaaactccaccgttgaaaatacataagaacaaggtctaggcatggccgaatggccagcctcccaaagagggttcaatcataaaaacatgatcaaaagattcaagtgatcaaaagacctctaatacaatagcaaaatgtcctacttatagagaactagtagctagggtttacagaaatgagtaaatgacataaaaatccacttccgggcccacttggtgtgtgcttggactgagcattgaagcatttttgtgtagagactcttcttggagttaaacgccagcttttgtgccagtttgggcgtttaactcccattcttgtgccagttctggcgttttacgctagaattcttgagctgacttggaacggctgtttgggccatcaaatctcgggaaaagtatgaactattatatattgctggaaagcccaagatgtctactttccaacgcagttaaggGCGCACCAaatgggcttctgtagctccagaaaattcacttcgagttcagggaggtcagaatccaacagcatctgcagtccttttcagcctctgaatcagatttttgctcaggtccctcaatttcagccagaaaatacctgaaaccacaaaaaaacacacaaactcatattaaagtctgaaaaattgaattttaactaaaaactaataaaaatataataaaaactaactaaaacatactaaaaatatactaaaaacaatgccaaaaagcgtataaattatccactcatcaatcCCTCTAAGGCAGAAGCGATGATGGAATGGGAAAGAACGATGACTGTGATGGAAGTTAGGAGCTTTTTGGGCTTGGCCAAATATTACCGGAGATTCATTGAAGGATTCTCTCGGATTGCACTACCAATGACGAAGTTGACAAGAAAAGAAGCGCCTTTTGTTTGGACGTCGGAGTATGAAGAGAGTTTTCAAACTTTGAAGCAAAAGTTAACTTTGGCACCTATTTTGATCTTGCCAGAACCGCATGAACTGTTCGAAGTATACTGTGATGCTTCTCTGAAGGGTTTGGGTTACTTGTTGATGCAATACCGGAACGTGGTGGCTTACGCGTCGCGTCAGCTGAGACCGCACGAGGTGAATTATCCAACTCATGACTTGAAATTAGCGGCAATTGTGTTTGTGTTGAAGATTTGGAGACACCACTTGTACGGAGTGAGGTTTAGCGTCTTTTCTGATCATAAGAGTCTTAAGTACATCTTTGATCAGAAGGAGCTAAATATGCGtcagagaaggtggatggagtTGTTAAAGGATTATGATTTTGATCTGAGTTTCCATCCCGGAAAGGCGAATGTGGTAGCAGACACTTTGAGTCGGAAGTCCTTGACAATAGCTTGGATGAGAATCAAAGAAGAGGAATTAGTAGATAAGTTTGTAGATCTTAACCTGGATCTTGGTGGAGTTGCTGGAAGAGCTTGTTTGAACCAGTTACAGATTTTAAGTACGTTTAAGGAGGAAATTCAAAGGGGTCAACAAGATGAGCAAAAGCTTCAGCAATTGTTTCAACCAGTTGGTGAGAAGAGACTTGGAGAGTTCACCAAAGATGATGATGGGTTGTGGAGATATAAAGGAAGGATTTGTATACCAGATGTTGGGAGCTTAAGACAGAATTTGTTGTCAGAAGCTCACAACAGTGGGTTTTCTATTCATCCCGGAAGCACAAAGATGTATTATGACTTAAAgaagatgttctggtggccaggGATGAAGGGTGATGTAGCTACAGTGGTATCCAAGTGTTTGACTTGCCAAAAAGTGAAGATAGAACATCAGAAACCATCGGGAATGCTACAACCACTTGAAATTCCTCAGtggaagtgggaaggaataGCGATGGATTTTGAGACTGGTTTACCAAGGA
The Arachis duranensis cultivar V14167 chromosome 5, aradu.V14167.gnm2.J7QH, whole genome shotgun sequence genome window above contains:
- the LOC107489616 gene encoding uncharacterized protein LOC107489616, with the translated sequence MATRGRGRARSRESRNEQPADNHAEFMTAMRLGQPAGNGNGNRNGNGNVNGEGNAHANVEGNGDNMGGIPMTLATFLKVHSPTFRGSTNPTEADHWFQAMERALQAQHVPYNQYVEFATYQLAGEAQPWWQVECCMLQLQNAEVLWDVFRTAFYKKYFPESAREVKEMELMQLKQGSMSVAEYTNKFEELCRFSRVCQGDPETFESWRCIKYQRSLKDSIMTAVAPMEIRVFSDLVNKARVMEEYAKTVAASKDTHGEGSSKGRGKYHHPRGQSFKRGGYAHQGQRGFRNNTHDQFQHPKGRGSQSGCFNCGLLGHIARDCTHGKNPNAGQGQHQGRVFAVNAKDASKADPLMRGICLFSDKTLITLYDTGASHSFISFSKFEELGLKMSKLPFDLHVHTPHQTVMTRSSCREVGFKLEGRDFVHDLICLPMVGLELILGFDWLSKNRVLLDCFERTIWFMPEGESGAVITAGYYLNSVMVFSEDIPEFPPQWEIEFVIDLVPGAGPVSIAPYRMAPKELAELKVQLEEILAKRFIRPSVSP